A region of the Scatophagus argus isolate fScaArg1 chromosome 14, fScaArg1.pri, whole genome shotgun sequence genome:
TGATCAAACCTTAAAGCCCAATGGAACCCTAATGTCCAAGAAAAAGCTTctccagaaaatgttttcataggCAGTTCTCTATGTGGCCAATAAACTTGGCTTTATGTGTTAAAATCTGTGGCTTGTCCCTTTAAGCATTAAATCAGTAATTTTATCAGAGGGGATTCTTCTTTGTCCACTAACAGCAGAGCTAATGTGAGTACCATCCCTCCTGTAAGAGTAAAAGTGTTTGTTCAACTGCTTCACTACTTTGAGATGATTAACTGGTGAATTATCAGGCAGCCAGAGTTCACCTCTAACATGTTGTGGATAGGAAATCTACAATACACCAGGGCACAAGGGTAAATGACAGGTGTTGAGTCAAATAtaggcacacacagacataaccAGGTGGGGAAGTTATCATAGCCTGTCTCTGTGCCTGCACCATGCAGTCATTGGTTCTAGTCcatggttttaaatgtttttttgtttttgttttttcaaacatACATTCTGATAAGTGTCCATGCAAACTCATTATATGATTcctgtgaaatacattttaatggctGTGAGCTATAAACAAAGTTACTTTGAGACAATAAAAATTAATCGTCACCATAGATGAGCCTTAGTCTGACTGCAGAGAGTTTAAGAAGTCATATTATGTTTTCAAACTTTTCTCCATCCAGTGGAACATGTCTAAAAAGTGCTAGCTGAGATCATATTACAGAATGTCTATTACATAATGTTACAGCATGTTTCCCAACATCTCCACAGCCTGTAGCCTCAGACAAAGAACACTTTAAACACAAAGCTTTTGCATCATGTTTAAATGTATTACACACCTACTTTTTTCTATTCTAAGAGTATGTACGCAGAGTGGAACTATAAAATAGTTCAGCGTATTGCCCTGCAGTACTTCACTATTCAGACACAGCATCTACTGCCCCCTGTTGCCTCTCTGGCGCTCTGCCAGCCATAAACCCCATTGGCTCTAGGCTCTTATTATGTCATCAGCAGCTGAAGAATGAAAGCACATAAATTGAAACTATATCTGCTATTTTCAATTGATGAACAACATCTATTTGACTTCCTAAAGTTTAAAGCATATACAATATTGTAGAAAAGCTCCAGAATCCAGTGTGTGCGTTACACCAACCCATCCGACGCTTGGCATTGTACTTTGGTGATGTGAGGCTTGCATGCAGATGCtcgccatggaaacccattACATGAAGATGTACTGATATTAATGCCAGTGGAAGTTTGGACGTCTTCAGCTATGGGATCTGCAGACGACTGGCGACTTTGACGCACCGTGCGCCGTAGCGCGCTCGGAGACCCCGCTCTGTGATTTTACGTGGTCTTCCTCTGGCTGAGTTGCTGCTGCTCCTAAACACTTCTACTTTCCAGCAATGCCACTTACAGTTGACCATGTAATATCTAGCAGGGATGAAATTTCAGTGAGGCATCCCATCGCAATGACCcattgttttcacaaatgtttataAATGCAGACTGCATGGCTTGATTTTATATACCTGCTGCGTTGGAGCTGATTAAAATACctatatttaataataaagaggtgtgtcccaatattttCGTTCATATAGCGTAAGATCAATCTGAGTTCACTGTTAATTACAGTTAGAAAAAAATGGACATACTGCTACAATCCACAAGGTGGAGACATTTGAAAAGTATTGGATGTGTTTGTTGACGCTGCGCTTCTCTGTCACCTTTGCAGAAGTGTTGCTTTAAATGTAGGTATTTGAAAGAAATCCCATATCCCACTCAGCAGCCAAATTATGGAGATCAAAAGCATGTGTGACAGGCTGACAAGGtgcagtgtgtgctgtacaCTGAAAAGACAAGAGCTATCTAGTCTGTCAGTAAGGTCAGTTAAAAGCATCTGCTGGCAGTTGGAGACTATGGTGATTTAGAACATCCTTCTTTATCCATTCACAATAAAGAATATTTTCACCCTGCAATAGATCCACACACCTCAGTTTGGGAACCGTTGGTTTACATGTAGGTagtaaaaagaaatacatgcaTTTGACATGAAACAGTTCTGTGGTATATATAAACCAGGCCATTGCACAAATCTGATAAAGCAAAAGCATTATGATTAATAATATGGGCTTCTCCTTTAAACAAAACTCACATGCATTGGAGTTTCAAGAGTCTTCCCTGCCAGGAGTCAGAGCAGTATTTCATCAGGTGATACAGTGATCCATATCTTCTTAAAGCCTATGTGTTGTTTACAGATAACCTgctaaagtaaaataaaagataaaaagtccTACAGCAAAGCAGCTCGGGTTGATAAATGTCAGACCTTTCACTTGGAAAAATTCGCATTTTACATATGAATCAACGCTAAATGACGCTTGCATGAATTCATCTCAGTAGTGCAAAGGTCAGGGCTGTCATGTCTCCACAATGGTCCTGTGATGATGGAGTGATTACAGAAGGCCAAAGTGCTTgggaaacaaatgaatgaacagaCAGGCTGCACCCACTGACTCATAAAACTGTAGAATATCAGAGATTCAGAGgtgtgttctgcttttctgaGTTTTCAACTGGAATACTTACaaatactaaataaaataagtggTTAAATGAACTgatacaatttaaaacaatttgtaTAGTGATTAATTATACTTAAATTAAAGTGAGActaattaaaatgcaatgtaaaaTGTTACTACAATTACTTTTAGATTTTGTTATTCCTTTTGCCATTTCGTCCTCTCACACCCCAGCTGGCAGGTCATTTGTCTTCCACTTTACAGTTAGTGTAACACTTTCACTTTTATCTGAACCCCAAAGCCAACAGACTGCAGATTATCGGACAGTGTATAAAGCTATACGCTTCCCCTATAGCCTTCATTCTGTtgatataaaaagaaaaggaaccAAAGcttcagataaataaaacaaagatgaatgAACTGAGCTACAGCCTTGGCCAGTGGCTTTCGAAGTGGGATTTGAGGACCCCCGGGGCTCCTTGATGGAGTTCCAGCGGGTTCCAAGCAAAACAGGGTTTATTCTCACCACTATTCATCCATAAGTTACACACTACGAAAATATATGACTATTTTAGTCATGAGTTCCATACGCTATTGTGtaataaaagatataaaagcaaaaatctgaacactttcatttttaaacaatttattgttttatcattATTCCATTAGGCTCCACTGGAAACACTATCAAACTACTGTGGCTTTAAGAGGCCAGGGAGCCGCGTGGTTTGCCTCGGGTGTGGCGTAGTTCACAGACTATAAGACGAATCCTCACAGACTTCCTGGATGGAGTCACAGAGATATCACAACACAGAGAGTTCGGTAGCGCCATGTCTGCCTCTGAATGGAAGAAGCGATGCGAGGCCGAGTACGGTCTGCAGGGCGCTCCGATGCCCGACAGCGTAGACTGGAAGTCCGTGTTTGAAGCCAAACCTTTCGGGAGAAATTTACTGAAGAACCCTTCGCCTCACGGTACCACAACACTATCAGGAACATGACTCGTTCTGTTCAGTACTGATCCAGAGACAGTGATCACAGATCAGTGGTACTGATTTACGGTGGGATTGGGGTTCAGTGCTGGTGTTGATGTCATGTACATGTCATGTTGCAGTAACTTGAGTACTGATGTTTCACAGTTGACTTTAGATTGTTTCCAGAGTTTTTAGATTTCCTTTTACTGATCTGTTTGGAGCCGTTAGTAACCACAAAGTATTTCACTCTTAAAATGTTGAagtggtttcagtgttttgtacCAACCAGTAGGTTTCAGTAACAAGTGGAGTAACTGAGCCAATAACTGCAGTTTTCTGCAACCTGACCAGTGGTTTTGGGGAAGTATAATGCAAGACTGAACTTTGATGTTGTCAAAATGATCCTTCCTGTCTTCAGTTTGGCTTTGATGGTCACTGTTTATTTGGTGGGGTCTACAGTGGTGTACATTTAGCACTGCAGCCTCTATAATCAGTAGATGATTATTGTAATGCAAACCATAGTGCTCAGGTACCCACACTGAAGGacaactgtctgtctgtgatcaTGTCAGTGTAAGAACAGTACCTCCATTAACAAAGCAAGCAAGCTGTATCATATGAGTACACAAGAGTATTGGTTAACTCTTATTTGTATGATGTATTTGCATCACTTGTCATAAGTGTATTATATCAAGCGTATCAAGTTGGTTTGCTGTGTTCCTTATCCTTCCTTATCTATCTTAAATGTGAGTTAATTTTAAGGCGCCAATTCATCAAATAATTTTCCCACAGGCCATTTGTCGCATGGAGCCATGCAGATcatgttgattttatttgctGGGGTAGAGAGATTTCCACTAAGACTGAGTACAGGACTGGAATTTTGTGGTCTCAGGGGCATCTAAAATTGTGTTTGAAATGCTCAACatcaatgtgtgttttttttaagctatAAGGAAAATATTTCCAAGATATCTAAGTGTCTACATGTAAAGTGAATCAGGAAGAAAGCAACCAGTATGTGGTGGAATAAGCCTTTAAGAGGTGTGTGTACAGATTATTTAGGACCTCATTTAACTGTTAAAGGTTTATTTTGCTGAATTTTCTGTTAAATCTATGATCAATAAGTTTGATTCTATAGGTCCAATTCAGTTTATAATGAGTAACAGGGGTGGGTCGATAGGTTTCTTTATTGCTTGTTACCTGAAGTTAGTCTAGGTAATTGATTTCCATGTTGTCATCTTTGTGGGAAGCAAAAGAATGCAAGTGACAAAGCCGGATTTTTCACTGACTAATGCTTAGATGTACTttccacacagagacacacctAGTGACCCTGACAGAAAGATATTTCTAGCTTTGTGACATTTGCAGCGGGATTACGTTGGCTTCACTGGGTGTGGATCATTAACAGTTGtccttttgtcttatttttcctCAGGTTTGAGCAAGGACTCCCCTCCACCTGAACCTCAGCAGTCTCAAGTGTTAATACGTGGACCTCCGCGTTTTCAACCCAACGGTGAGAGACAGGAGTGCTGAGCGTATTTCGCAGCAAATGCAAACGAAAGAAAATTGACATTGTGTAAAATCTTGGTGACTCACAGGTGACTTCAGCGGCTGGACCACAAGCACGGAAGTCCTCCCTTATGACACCAGCGGCATCCCAGAGGGCGTTGCAATCTGTGCATTGCCTCAGTACAGGTGGGTATTACTGGGAGTCAGATGTCAGGTCAGAGTACAACTTGAAAAAAGTTTATCCCACATAATGAGCATGTGGTAAATGTGacttctgtctgctgcttcttGTCCTCAGCTGGTTCTCCATGGAGCAGGTTGTGGACCTGAAGGCAGAGGGACTGTGGGAAGAGCTGCTCGATGATTTTCAGCCTGAAATAGTCATCCAAGACTGGTGGGTTGGTTAACACCCACCTCACTCATCTCCCACCTCCGCACCTCATAACAGACCATGTGTGATTACTTGTCACTGTGGCCTTAGCAGCTTTGTTGGTACACATGCAGATGACATCATGCACGTGTTTCactgtctgtgcatttgtgcatgtgtcagaTAGGTTTGTCTTGTAACATGTTCTTGCATGAGGAGGTGGCCCACATGTTTTTGTATAGATAAAGTAAACAGAGCTGTGATTTGGAGTTGTTTGAACTACCTTTTACCACTTTATGTGTTTAAGCTTTGCATCAAAGTGAAAACCCCTTTTGATCGTACATTAACATAATTAATCAAATGTTTATAACTAATAACATTGTATActttgtaatctttttttttcatggcagCATAAACAGCACAGGGGAccaaattttttaaaatcttatttGGGCCACTTTCATATGTGGTCCTAAATCAGATATGGATCTGAACGGCCAGATCAGGATTCATGTGGTTTTTCtcccactgagcatgctcacatcATTGTCACATCATTGTTCAGCAGCAGCGTTAGACAAATCCACTTGTGGAGGATTGTGGAAGATGTTTCAATCAAAGCCCTTTTTTGACAGACTGTCAGTATTGTTACCACAGCAAACTATTCAGGAAATGAATATTGCACCgcagttttattcattttgatgatGGACTGTCGTTCTAATGgcattttctgttatttagcACCATGCTTGCTGTTAATGTGGGGTCAGGGTACAGATTCGTTCACATAGATGTCAGACTCCGGTCACATGTGAACAGTCACTGCAAAACGATCACAGCTGGGTTACTTTTATCCACATTGTGAACATAGGCTAATAGGACTATGATAGAACTGTTTATCTCTGTCTTCTGTAGCACGAACAAATAGAAATATTCTTTTTTACTTGTTATTCAATTGATGAAATTATCATTTCACCagttatcattttattatttttcaacgATGCATTGAAAAATAGATATGTATGTTAACACTTAGAGGTTCCTAAACAGTCAgtatttttccaaaaaaatgcCCCACTAATTTCCTCAGAACAGATCTCTAGAAAGATCTTTGTCATTTGGGACTAAAAGGAAAATAGGACTTTCCTCCAGGGAAAGCTTCACTTTCTGCGAAGCTCCTTTGGTAAAATTTCAAAACTATACATTATGATTTCTTCTCACCGTAAACGTCTGATTGTCTGTCATTTTGACAGGTATGAGGAGAGTCAGCTGCATAAGTCCATCTACCAGCTGCATGTCAAATTACTGGGTGCAGATAAGAGTACAGTGATCTCCGAATACTCTGTTAGCCCGACTGAGGACCTCAGCACTTACTCACACACGTGGAAGGAGGTGAGTTACTAAGTTCTCCATCAGGTACAGTGATCTGTCTCTGTTGAAGGGCTAGCAttcagtgttttactgtatgtCTCTCTGTTGGCCTGCAGGTGTCACATGTGTTCTCTGGCTATGGACCTGGGGTGAGATATGTCCATTTCCTGCACCGACTGAAGAACAGCTTCTTGAATGACTTCTTCCCCACATTGTTCACTGGCAGCTCAGTGATTGTCAGACTGCCCCAAAACCAGCTCCTGGTCTGAATCCCACTGAAACTATGCAGATATAGTTGCATCCTAATGATGGAACATTACAAAGTTATTTTGGGGGTTGgttttaaatagttttaataTTGCATTATTGgcattattttcaaaataaaactggtttctgcaataataaaaagcattttttttatttcacagttggTTGTTCCTTTTAATCAGTGAAACTtgtgtctggaaaaaaaagcagtctTCATGAGGTGGACATACTTTATACTCTGTTTCCACTATCTATGCACCCTCACTCATTATTTTTTGGTATACTTTGTCTAATGTAAGTGGTgggtttttgtctgtgtgcacaaTGGACAGTTCACGTTACTGTGGAGGAGGATCCTGTGATGcaaatgaatcaataaaaacTGGGATAGTTTTAACTGGCTTACACATATGAAGTAAGTATTAATTGCAGTAACGGCATTTAGACTGCTTCCCTATAAACCTTGCTTTCActatgtgtttctgtcttccaTCGAGCATGAAGTAAAATGAAGCAATCCAGCCAGGCTGTCAGACTGGCaccttttctgtctgcttccttGTCTCGAACAAAGACTAAAAGACTgtatatatgatatgatataaagataatacagtttatttttataagattttgttttctcaacaaAGTAGaatacaaaacactgcacttcactgtcacactttTGAAAAAGGGATTGATGCCAGTAACCATTTCAGCAACAAGCCATTAAGCTGTGATCTAAAGCTCTCCCACCGCTGGCACACCACAGGATGTTGCTGTGTACCAGTTTCACCCCTGAACTTTGTGCTCTTCCCTGCTGAATGTAAATCAAAGGTCTGGATTAGATTTCTGTCTTGCATGTTTTGTGTTAATCAGTCCAAATTTTGCAAATCAGTCCAGGAAATACATTTACTTGCTTGTGTTAtttctaattttaaaatgtcagaattatttttaacataatCATACATTTTGTTCTGAGCTGTCATTCAGTGCATATCTCAAGCATAATTTATGATGCCAGTCTCTATGGGTGCTTAAGCTAAGTGCTTTATATATCAGTTACTGTATAAGCCATCGATAAAACAGCTTCTGGGGTTCCAGTATTTGACTGATCAGACCATCTAACCACTTCCAAAAAAATGATGAGACTTGATGATCATCTTACAGTAATAACTCATTAACTTTTAGAAACTGCAGACTTTGAGGCTTATTAGAAAGTGAGATACCATGAGCATTAATTTTAGCATGTAACATTTATAACTGCAGTattacaaaactgaaatgatcaGTATCTTACTTATTCTTACTTATTTAGTATTCTTAGTAATGTCTTTAAATAGGCTGGCCTTCTCCACAAAACCATAACTtaagcaataaaacaataattataaCCTAAAAGTGAGTATATATGTCACAATAGATATGTTTTTAACTAGTCACACTGGACTAAGTTGAAATAAACCCACTTACACTTCGtacattcaagaaaaaaatacttcagcCTTCTTACTGAGCCTATTGTCAGTCGATATACGATTTAGACGATATATCGATTAATAAACTGTAAATATGTCCGGAGTAGAATAAAGACGACTGACCGGCTCTTTATACACAGATCTATCAGCTTTGCCGTTGTGCCCTTTTCACTGCTTGTGCTGCCTTCAAACATCCCTCGAAAACAACTCGGATAAGAtgttcataaaaacacaaacaaacaaaaaaaacaaacgaaaacAAAATAAGCCATTTATCACCGTGCTCCTGGAATAAAAACGAGCTTTTAAAGCTTATACTCACAGCGTACTCACTGACCACcatatttctgttattattttcGACCATAAACACTTAGCCTGAATCAGCGTCAACAAATCGCTTTCACAGTTTCACTTGGGAGGAGACAGTGAACGCAGCACGTCATTCGCCGCGTGGGCTCACAGCATCACCACCGTTAGTTAACGGCAATGTGAGTTAACGGGAAAGTTCACTTTGTGAATTCAGCTGTGTGTCGAGACGGGGATAGTTTTACCACGCGTGTGTTCCCAGACTTTCAGAAGCAATGCCAGCCTGTGGTGGAGCCGTGCCATAAACTAAAAGGTAAGAAACAAagggaagggaagagaagagaaaggaaggaaaggaagcagGTGCGACGGATAAATGGGCATTTTGGGAGACTGCTAACGGCTACGCCCTCGTGACCTTTCTGTAGTTTTAACTGAGAACATACTGATATTAAACGGGTAAATGATCACCACTGCTGTACATCCCATGGACGTACACTGTTATTCAGAGAAGCGGATTCTTTAAAGTCTTTCAGAAAGACCGGGTTACATTTGGCTAGGACCTCATAGTAAGTGCTGTCTTATTGAATCCTGTCTCGGAGGAATTACATGTTTATGATTCAGTCAGAAAATGCATATTGTAAAGGTATGAATCCCTCACGGCGTGTACTTTTTGGTCACTGAA
Encoded here:
- the nccrp1 gene encoding F-box only protein 50, giving the protein MSASEWKKRCEAEYGLQGAPMPDSVDWKSVFEAKPFGRNLLKNPSPHGLSKDSPPPEPQQSQVLIRGPPRFQPNGDFSGWTTSTEVLPYDTSGIPEGVAICALPQYSWFSMEQVVDLKAEGLWEELLDDFQPEIVIQDWYEESQLHKSIYQLHVKLLGADKSTVISEYSVSPTEDLSTYSHTWKEVSHVFSGYGPGVRYVHFLHRLKNSFLNDFFPTLFTGSSVIVRLPQNQLLV